GTAAGGATATCGTCACTCATACCACCAACAATTACATCAGTTGCAGATATACCCGTAAGAACGTCAACTTTCGCAGTTCCCCTTTGTGTAACAGCACCCGTGAAGTTGCCACCATAGATGACATAGCTTTTGCCAGCATTGCTGACCTCAGAGGGGTCAGCAAGGTTTGCCCCAACAATTAAATCACTAAAGCCATCGCCATTGACATCCCCAGCATTGCTCACACTGATACCGGAATTGTCGTATTCCGCAGCCCCATTAATCACAAAACCGCCAGTACCCGCCTCCAGCGCACTCAGATTCACGACGGTAGTATCAGATTTGCCAAATACTACATAGGACTTGCTATCATAGGTTGCCCCAGCAGGGTCAGCCTTGGCTGCCCCAACAATCAGGTCATCAAGACCATCGCCATTGACATCTCCAGCATTGCTCACACTGATACCGGAATAGTCATATTCCGCAGTCCCGTTAATCACAAAACCGCCAGTACCCGCCTCCACCGCACTCAGATTCACGGCGGTAGTATTAGATTTGCCAAATACTACATAGGACTTCCCTGAATTGGTTCCCCCAGCCGAGTCAGCACCATATGCCCCAACAATTAAATCACTAAAGCCATCGCCATTGACATCCCCAGCATTGCTGACACTAAAACCGGAGAAGTCATATTCCGCAGCCCCATTAATTACAAAACCGCCAGTACCCGCCTCCACCGTACTCAGATTCACGGCAGTCGTATTAGATTTGCCAAATACTACATAGGACTTGCCAGCATTGGTTCCCCCAGCAGGGGTAGCACTACTTGCCCCAACAATCAGGTCATCAAGACCATCGCCATTGACATCCCCAGCATTGCTAACACTTCTGCCAGAGAAGTCCTCAGCCGCAGTCCCGTTAATTACAAAACCGCCTGTACCCGTCTCCACCGCACTCAGATTCACGGTGGTAGTATCAGATTTGCCAAATACTACATAGGACTTGCCAGCATAGGTTTCCCCAGCAGGGTCAGCAGCACTTGCGCCAACAATCAGGTCATCAAGACCATCGCCATTGACATCCCCAGCATTGCTGACACTAAAACCGGAATTGTCATATTCCGCAGCCCCGTTAATTACAAAACCGCCAGTACCCGCCTCTACCTCACTCAGATTCACGGCGGTAGTATCAGATTTGCCAAATACTACATAGGACTTGCCAGCATTGGTTCCCCCAGCCGAGTCAGCATATTTTGCCCCAACAATTAGGTCATCAAGACCGTCGCCATTGACATCCCCAGCATTGCTTACACTAAAGCCAGAGAAGTCATATTCTGCAGTCCCGTTAATTACAAAGCCGCTAGTACCTGCCTCCACCGCACTCAGATTCACGGCGGTAGTATCAGATTTGCCAAATACTACATAAGACTTGCCAGCCTTGCTGTCCCCAACAGGGGTAGCACGGTATGCCCCGACAATGATATCATCGAGACCATCGCCATTGACATCCCCAGCATTACTTACTGAGCGACCGGAAAAGTCACCGATCGCTTGCCCGTTAATCACAAAACCGCCAGTGCCTGCTTCCACATTACTGAGGTTTACAGGCAACACCCCAAAAACAAAGTCAGCACTACTAAGAGTTAGTCCCGTTACATCCTCAACAATCCCTAGCAACTCATCAGGTTCAGCCCCAGGTTTATCTAGATAAATCCCCGTACCCGCAGGCAAACTACCTGTTGTAGCATTCAGCAGATAGTTACTCGCCTCATCTGCTAGTCGAAGTCTATCCGTACCACTAACAAAGTCTTTAATTAAGGCGTAATCTGCCGTTCCATCAGTCGTTACATCGCCATCGTCATAGAAGGATGCAAACGCATTCCCTAGCACAAACAAATCCTGACCATTTCCCCCAGTCAGGATATCTAGTTGTCCTGACGCTGAAGTGCTACCACTGAGGGTATCATCGCCATCCCCACCATCTAGAGAATCATTGCCAAGACCACCATTAAGGCTATCATTACCAACTTCGCCAAGTACGGTATCATTGCCATTTCCACTACTGAGCGTGTCATTGCCATCTGCACCTGAAAGCGTATTGTCAGCAGCATTACCAGCGATGGTGTTATTGCTAGCATTACCCGTGCCACTAATGGCAGCGCCACTCAGGTAGAGATTTTCGATATTGGCATTCAATGTCCAATTAACACTAGCAGTGACTCTATCCGTACCACCCGTAGCGCTAGTTTCTGTGGTGATGTCACTGATACTGTCAACGACATAGACATCATCTCCGTCCCCACCACTCATGGTGTCATTACCAATGCCACCATTAAGATTATCATTGCCTTGACCACCATCAAGGTTATCGTCTCCTGCTCCACCATTGAGCAGATCGTTACCATCACCACCAGATAGGGTATTATTAGCTGTATTACCAGCGATGGTGTTATTGCTAGCATTACCCATGCCACTGATAGCACTGCCTGTGAGGGTGAGGTTTTCGATATTAGCACCCAATGTCCAATTGACAGAAGCCTTAACTAGATCTGTCCCGCCATTAGCATCGGTTTCGGTGACGATATCCCCAATACGATCAACTAAATAAGTATCATTGCCACTGCCACCAATTAGGTAGTCAACCCCACTGCCACCATCAAGGTAGTCATTGCCATTACCGCCATCAAGGGTATCATCACCTGCATCTCCACGCAGGTGATCCTTGCCATCACCACCAGAAATGCTATTGTTGCCACTATTGCCAGCAATGGTGTTATCTAGCTCGTTACCCGTGCCACTAATGGCAGTGCCACTCAGGTTGAGGTTTTCTATGAAGTTACCGAGTGTCCAGTCAATGCTAGAGTTGATGGTATCTGTTCCACCATTAGCATCGGTTTCACTGACGACATCGGCAATATCGTCTACTACATAAGTATCGTTACCATTTCCCCCCTTGAGGGTATCAATGCCAATACCGCCTTCGAGGGTATCGTTTCCATCTAACCCAGTCAAGCTATCGTTTCCGGCTAGTCCTTGCAGAAGGTGTTTAACCTCAGTCCCTTGTAAATTGTCGTTACCCGTCGTGCCTTTGATTATTGCCATTTAAGCTATCTTTATATCTGTAAAGGAAATCCAGTTAAGTTGATCGTTAACGTCGTCAGTTGCGATCGCTCTTAGGCAAGAGCTAAAAATTCTCAATGCTCTATGCGTACTTTTTTAATTAGAAATTCTCTATCTAAGGATAGAATTTTTAAAATAATTAGTAATCTATTATCTATATATAGTTGACCCAACAAAATTTGACCCGGATGGTGCAGGCGAGACTAATGACATTATGAGCAAACACAAGTTTTTCTCTATTTGAGTGTTTGAGGTGAGGGCATATTTTTCCCAATTCGTTGCCAATTGCTAAGTATTAATTACCAACATCTGATTTACCTGCTAGGCTATTTTTTTCACCAGGCAACGCATTTCAAACTCCAAAGCTAGGGTGTCTTTGTCTACTAAAAATAGCGACTGACCCATGTTAGACGCTATTTTTACCGTTGAAATGCGTTGCATCAATATCAGCAGAATTACTTAAATAATATTGCGGGTAATATTAGTATCGACTAGCAGTGTGTAGTTACTTACATTATAGCTTTGGTAGAGATGACTGCCGATAGTTTGAGGAGATTTGTGGAATTCCTAAATATGTAATGACAGACCGCGCAAAGGAATTTAAGTCAGAACATTTAAAACAAATTTCACTACAATTAGATTTTACACGGCGGAGGTCAGCGTTTCCAGGTGATGTAAATTATATGTCATCGTATAATTATCTATTGGGGTGGTTTGAAAGGATCGCTGCGATAGCGCAAGCGCGCCGCCTTGTGGCGATCGCACGATGTAATGCAGCCATTTTATAGTAATTAATTCTTTTGCTGGACAAAAATCGCCAACAAAGTATGATGAAAGTTTTATTAATTGGAATTGCTGTAATATATATGGTTAGAGCAGTTTATATATCTCACCAAGTTCTCTAGTCTAATTTTGGACAAGAATTCTTTAAAAGTGGTTTCAACTCTGGACAAGAATTCTTTAAAACTGGGTTGATGCCTGAAAGTCAAGGAGATAGGTAACTTACGTCTCTTAACCTGGTAAAACTGGACAAGAATTCTTTAAAACTGACAATAATTATTTAATGTACAAATGGAGAATAGGAGACTCGAACCCCTGACCTCTGCGGTGCGATCGCAGCGCTCTACCAACTGAGCTAATTCCCCAAAGCATAAATCATTTAGGACTTACGCATAAATCATTCTTGAAGCTGGGGCGGGTTTATATCTATCAAAGGTTTGTCAGCATAGCCCTTTGTGCAACCCGCCCCTACAAAGGGTGATTTTACCGTTCTCTTGCGTAAGTCCTGTCATTCTAACATCCCTAATATTAAAACAAAAACTGCGCCAGAAAGAATATTACTGGAGCAGTTTGGCAAATATGGCAATAATTAACTAACGCCTTCTACTTCCGCAACGGTTAAAAGTGTCTTCAGCACTGAATCCGGGTTCAAACTCATCGAATCAATTCCCTCTTCTACCAAGAAACGCGCAAATTCAGGATAATCACTCGGTGCTTGACCGCAGATACCGATTTTGCGATTATTCCTTTTAGCAGATGCGATCGCCATTTTTACCATCCGCTTCACAGCTTCGTTGCGTTCATCAAATAAATGAGCAACTAAACCAGAATCTCGATCTAATCCTAAAGTTAACTGAGTTAAATCATTAGAACCAATCGAAAAACCATCAAAAACTTCACTAAATTCATCAGCCAAAATTACATTACTGGGCAATTCACACATTACATAAACTTGCAACCCATTTTTACCTTGTTCTAAACCATGCTTCGCCATTTCAGCTAACACCTTACGCCCTTCTTCCGGTGTGCGACAGAAAGGAATCATCGGGATAACATTTGTTAATCCCATTTCATCCCGTACCCGTTTAAGTGCGTGACATTCTAAAGCAAAAGCATCCCGATATCGCACATCATAATAACGCGCTGCACCCCGCCAACTCAACATCGGGTTTTCTTCTTGTGGTTCAAACTGTTGACCACCTAAAAGATTTGCGTATTCATTACTCTTAAAATCACTCATCCGCACCACTACCGGATTAGGATAGAAAGCTGCGGCGATTCTAGCTACCCCTTGAGATAACTTATCTACAAAATAACGCGGTTTTTCTTCATACAAAAAAGTTAAAGCAGCAATCTTTCTTTTGACTTCTTCATCTTTTAAATTATCAAAGTTAATTAAAGCTAGTGGGTGAACTTTGATATGATTGGCAATGATAAATTCTAACCGCGCTAATCCTATGCCATCATTAGGAATCGCTGAGAGACTAAATGCTTCTTCAGGATTACCCACATTCATCATAATTTTAGTGCGAGTGCGGGGGAGGTTTTCTAAAGGAATCTCCTTAACTTCAAAAGGTAATAATCCTGTATAAACTTTTCCTTCTTCTCCTTCTGCACAAGAAACTGTTACTTCTTGCCCTGCTTTTAAAATATCAGTAGCATCACCACAACCAACAATTGCGGGAATACCTAATTCTCTTGCTATGATCGCTGCATGGCACGTGCGCCCACCTTTGTTAGTAACAATGGCACTCGCTTTTTTCATAATTGGTTCCCAATCTGGATCGGTTTTATCTGTTACTAAAACTTCACCTGCTTGGAACAATTCTAGTTTTTGAACATCAAAAATTACTCTAACTTTTCCTTGACCGATAGCTTCCCCAACGCTACGACCTGTGATTAAAACTTCGCTATGTTGTTGTAAATGATAACTGCGGAGAACATTTTTAGTCTTTTGAGATTGTACTGTTTCTGGACGCGCTTGGACGATGAATAATTCCCCTGTCAATCCATCTTTCGCCCATTCAATATCCATTGGGGTATAAATACCCCGTATTTGGCTATAGTGGTCTTCAATAATGCAAGCCCAACGCGCTAAATGTAAAACTTCGTACTCATTTAGGGCAAATTGTTGCTGTTCTATTTTAGGGACTCGTTCTTGTTTAGTAACTTTACAACCGCCTAAATCGCAGACTAATTTTAATTCTTTAGTTCCTAGACGTTTTTCGATAATTGGACGAAAACCTGCTTTTAAGGTAGGTTTAAATACTACATATTCATCTGGATTAACTGCACCTTGGACAACGTTTTCACCTAATCCATAAGCAGCAGTAATTAAAACAGCATTTTTAAAACCTGTCTCGGTATCAATGGTAAACATTACGCCAGCACAAGCTAAGTCGGAACGTACCATTTTTTGGATACCGACTGACAAAGCAACGTCAAAGTGATCGAAGTCTTTAAGATGACGATAGGAGATAGCGCGGTCAGTAAAAAGGGAAGCAAAGCATTTATGACACGCTTCTAAAACGTCTTTGATTCCTTGAATGTGTAGATATGTTTCTTGTTGACCTGCAAAACTTGCGTCGGGTAAGTCTTCGGCGGTAGCAGAAGAACGTACGGCAACTTCTGTATCTATACCATAGCGATCGCACATTGTTTGATAATTTTGCGCGATCACATCTTGCAAATCTTGCGGAAACGGCGTATTCAAAATTAAAGAACGTGCTTGTCTACCGCGCTGACGTAAATTGTTAACATCTTCGACATCTAAATCAGCAAATAGCTGACGCAGTTTTACTTCTAAACCCGCTTTCTCAATAAAATAGCGATAAGCAGAAGATGTTGTCGCAAACCCTAAAGGAACTTTAACTTCTTTGCGGGTTAATTGTTGGATCATTTCCCCCAAGGAAGCATTCTTACCGCCTACTAGGTGGACATCAGCCATCCCAACTTCATCAAACCACAGAACTAGCGATCGCTCTTTGGAGGACTGGAAAGACTTTTCTTGAGCCGTTGTCACCATAAGGGTTTCCTCCTATCCTGTCCTTAGTGTAACTACGGCTATCCTCTATATGGATAAATCTCATCAATTCGTAATTTTTTTTACAATTTCTTTGGGATCAGTGTTGACCATAAACTAGCGGTAGGTTGTGGGGTATAGAAATATTCAATACTTAGATGCCAAAATTATTAGCTTTCCAGACTAAGCAGTAATTCTGTTAAAGCGAATACATTAACCTACTAAAATTTTTCCGATGAATGTTAAGCTGTTACGGTGTTAGACTGCCACTGACTTCGCAATCTTTGCCAGCAATCGCAACGCTTCATTTACCGAAGCTGAGTCTTGAAAGATCTCTGCTACATCTGGATCGAGAACCACAACATTAGTTGCTTGCATATAAGCTTCATAATACTTACCACGAACACCACCTGAAAAATCATATTCAGGTCTCATATCGTCATTGACGGTTGCTTCAGGTTCCTGACTCATAATTTCTTCTCTCTTGTCGGGTGGCTAAACGGGCGCTGATTAAACGCACCTCACCTTCTCGTTCCGTGTGGGAGACAACCAAAAGTCGTTGCCACCTTGAGTGACCTGTCGTCAAAAGACGCAATTCACCCACCGAGTGGTCAGGGTTAGAAATTGTCAACGCTAATGGATCTCCGAAGACAGTTACAGCCTCTTCAAAAGACACACCATGCTTCTTAGCATTGCTACTCGCTTTGTCTCGATCCCACTGAAACTTCATAGAGCTATTCTACTCTCATCTCCTGTTCCTTGGTTAAAAAACAACCAAGTTTTAAGACGAATGGTGTTGAAACGAGTAACAGGAACATTATAGTCTCTCTTTACACTTACCCCTTAGATAATATAATAATTTAATAAATTGAAATTACGTCTTCAAAACTAGAATAACGTTCCTGATCTAATTCATGGATACGTCTGTCAGCTTGATGAAATTGCTGATAATAAAATACCCAATCTTTGGCAGATTTTTCTAGATTACGCCACTTTTGCAAACAGTAACGTCGCTGTTGTTCACACTTTACCCTTTCTAAAGATGCAACTGCTGTCCTAATTACCAAATGTGGGTTAAGAATTTCTAGCTGACTTTTCTCGTCCAGATGAAATAAATGTATGAAATTAGCAATATTTTTAGGTAATTGAACACTAAAATCTTGCAATAATGAAATGATTACCTCTGATGTATAAATAATTTCTGGTGATTTTAGTGCTAGGTCTTGAAAATATTGCCACACTAAATGATATTGAAGGCTAAATAATAAATCTCGATCTTCTAAAGCAAAAATAATATCTTCTCGATATTCTGGACAATGTATATAAATTTTTAATAGTAATATTTCTGCTTGGTTTAAAAGATCGCGATCAGTTTTAGCAGGAAGAGGTATAAATTGCTGTTGAGTGTTACTTTTTGGTTGTAAGGGTAAATTTAATTTTTTAAGTTGCTTTCGCAAACTTTCAATTAGTAATGTTATAGAACGACTATCATCTTTGCTAAGTAGTTTTGCACAAAGTTCTAAATAATGAATTTGACTAGCGGCATTCTCAATATTGCTCAGTAACTTAACCATTTCTTGAGCAACTTGCTGAAACTGGTCAGCTTGGCTAATATCTCGGTTAACTAATGTTTGTTGAATCTGCCAATCTAACCACAGAGGCGCATTATCTAACAATTCTTGATATTGTGCCGCACCATCAGCTTTACCTTTAACGAATTCGTCAGCATCTTTACCTTTTGGTAAATTGAGAATGCGTAACTGTACTTCTCCTTGATAAGCTAAATTAGCAATTTCGCCAATTGCTCGTTCTGCGGCGTTAGTTCCAGCAGCATCAGCATCAAAATTGAGAACTATTCGCTTAGAATCGGTGTAACGCAGCAGTTGTTTTACTTGGTCTAAACTAAGTGCTGTACCCAGAGATGCAACTACATTATTAATACCAGCTTCGTGAAGTGCGATCGCATCAAAATATCCTTCCACTACCACCGCTTGATCTCGCTTACCGATGGCATCTTTTGCCTTATCTAACGCAAATAAAGTTCTCCCCTTATCAAATAACTCAGTTTCGGGTGAGTTAAGATACTTTGGTTGCTCATCAGTTAAAGTACGTCCACCAAAACCGATAACTCTACCTTGGGTGTCGTGGATAGGTATCATTAAGCGATCGCGAAATCGGTCATAATAACCCCCTCCAGACTTGCGTGGTACAATTAAACCCGCCTTTTCTACAAGCTGCACTGGATAACTTTTTTGTTCAACCAAATACTTATAAAGAATTTCCCAACCAGACGGCGCGTACCCTAACTGAAAATTTTGAATCGTTTCCTCAGTTAAACCTCGTTCAGATTTCAAATACTCCAGCGCCACATTTCCTTGTGGTTGTCTTAAAGCGTGTTGATAAAAGTTTGCTGCTACCGCTAAAATCTCAAATAATTGCTCTCGCTGCGTTAATTGACGCTGTAACTCTTGACGTTGTTCAGGTTCCAGAGTTTGTACGGGTACTTGATAGCGCCGTGCTAAATCTAGCACCACCTCACCAAACGCGCGTTTCCCTACCTCCATCAAAAACTTAATTGCATTACCGCCAGCTTGACATCCGAAGCAGTAATACATCTGCTTCCCTGGACTAACGGTAAAACTCGGTGTTTTTTCCTCATGGAAAGGACACAAACCTTGATAATCCTTTCCACGCTTACGCAAAACAACGTGTTCCGAGACAACATCAACGATGTCTGCACGTTCCTTAACTTGCTCAATAGTATCTGGGTGTAAGCGGGGAATCTGCATCAACAGGTAGCCAATCTCAACTTTGAACGTTTAAAAGTTCTCAATTTCTTATGTTATAGCAGTCAGCAGTCTGCACCGTCAGCTATCAGATTTTCTCAAAGCTAATGCAGTACAGAATTACCCCACCCGCGCTAGCCTTGCATTGCTCCCTCCCCTTAATAAGGGGAGGGTTGGGGAGGGGTGTACTATATTTAAATATAAGCTTGGGTAGATTCTTCACTTTTTAAAGGTTGCATCAAAATTTAACAATTGCCTGCTAAAACAGCAACCATTTCCACTAAATTATCTATTTCAACTGGCTTGCATAAGTGGTGCTGAAAACCTGCTGCTGATATGTTTTCGTCCACTTGTTCGCCTGACAGTCCAGTCAAAGCTATTGTAGGAATTACTTTTCCGGTTTCTCTCTCTTGATTTTTTACTTCCTGCATTATAGATAATCCATTACCGTCAGGTAAGCTGATATCGCTAATTACAATGTCTGCTTTATGAGCTTTGAATGTGGATTTAGCTTCATTTAAAGAGGCAGCAGCAAAGACAGTTGCCCCTGCTGCTTCAAATACAAAAGTAAATAGATTGCGAATATCTGGCTCATCTTCTATTAAGAAGACAACAGTTCCTTCTAGGGAATGATTAACATTCATATTACTTACTATATTCTAACCAAATGGTTGAAGTATTAATGACACCTTACCATAAATTTTTACTTGGTGATTGACCACTTCCTTCGTGCTAATCTAATCTTATTAGCGCTCATCACATTAAATTATAATTAACTTACTAATTCCTATAATTCAACTCGAAAAAACTTACATTTTTTAATAAAAATTAATTTAAATTATATATTGTTTTATTTTAAAAAATAAAAATAAGTTGCTTTTATTTAACCTAATAAATTGTAATATATGTCACTATGTAATTCTCAAAAATAGAATAACATTAATTTAATATTCAGCTTATATTCTTATCTATGGTTTGATCCCATGTAAACTGTTCTGCGATCGCTTAACCTAAAACTATAAGCAAAATAAGTTACCTGTTGTTTTAAAATCCTTCTTGAGATAGATACTTTTCATTAATTTTTAAATACATAAATCTCATCTCTTACCCTTATGCGCGAAAACCGACTAAAACGCAAACTGCTACAAGGCGAAGTCGTAATTGGCCCCTTTATGAACTGCGCGTATCCGGCATTTATTGAAATTTGCGGACACGCAGGATTTGACTTTGCCATCATTGATATGGAACATGGCGCTTTACACACATTAGTTGCAGAGGATTTATGTCGCGCTGCTGACTGCGTAGGACTATCCCCAGTTATCCGTGTCCGCAAAAATGATGCACCACAAATACAACGTGCATTAGATATCGGTAGTGCAGGCGTACAAGTACCACAAATTGAAACCAAAACCGATGCAGAAGCGGTTGTAACTGGTGCTAAATATAGTCCTTTGGGTTCACGGGGTCTTTCATTTAACACCCGCGCTGGACTATATACAGCAGCAGGAACACAAATCACAGACAAACTTAATCAAGAATCACTTGTAGTTATTCATGTTGAAGGTAAACGTGGGGTAGAAAACTTACAAGAAATTGTCAGTGTTCCCCATATTGATGTAATTTTTCTTGGCCCTTATGATTTATCCCAATCTTTAGGTATACCTGGTCAAGTACGTGACCCCCGTGTAATTGAGTTAATGCAGAAATCTGTCACTACTATTCGCAATGCTGGTAAAGCTGTAGGTACATTTGCTGATAATCCCGAAGTCGCCAAGCAGTGGATTAATACTGGAGTTCAATACATTGGTTTAGGTGTAGACGTGGCTATTTTCTTAAAAGCTTGCCAAGCTTTAGTAGAAGCAGTGAAAAACTAAATTTAAGTATAAATATCTAGTACTTACGCAAGTCTAAAAGCTAGATCAAAACTAACCCCCCAATGTAATTGAGGAAACATTTCAAGTCCCCCTTTTTAAGGGGGATTTACGGGGATGTTTATATGTAGTGCGGGCAAGATGCCCGCATAACGTTTTGCCTAAATCCTAAAGATAAAATGTATCGTTTTTGTAACATACTTGACAACGCGAAAAAATTTCTGATTTATACTTGAAATATAGAGATCCTTAAATAAAAAACCATAGGGGATCAAAGAATAAGAGGTAAAATCCCATGAAAACATCATTGGGAGCGACTTGCTTAGAGTATGCCTTTTTATTTACCTTGAGAAAGGTAAAGTCATTGAATGTAGAAGACTTAAAACCATTTTTTGAAGATTTGCCTGTTGATCCTTATATTAAAGGAAAGTATCGCTCCAGAAGATTATCTCGTTTCTACGTTTCTGCTAATGAATTAATCAAGTTACCACATGGTTATTTTGCTCAAAGTAAAGACTACAACCCACTTTTAGGTAATATAAACAGAGAGTATGCAGAGTTAGATGATGAACTAATTAAGCTAGATACTTTTAAAAGAATGGTTTTAGCTTTTAGTGATTCCTGTAAACTTCACCCAGAAGCAGAAATAGGAGTTCATCAAATCAGGATTACTTGTTATCCTCATAACTATGGCAATCCAGCACCCGAAGGTATTCATCGAGATGGTACTGATTTTGTTGGTATTTTTGCAGTAAATCGACACAATATTGAAGGTGGCGAAACACATCTCTATAAAACTAAAAAGCAAAAGCCTGTTTTTAGCCAAATTCTTAATCCAGGGGAGTTGCTATTAGTAAATGACAATGAATTTTTTCACTTTACAACTCCGATTAAGCCTGCATCCGAAGGTATAGGTACAAGGGATGTATTTGTACTAACTTGTCCGAGTTTACTGACCTAGAATCAGTCTAAATCTTCATAAATTAAGGGTGCTTTACATAAAATCATTGTAGAGACATTGTATGCAACGTCTCTACATTCCCATGAGAGGAGAGTTAGGGTAAGTTTTATAGGTAAAACCTAGACATATCTCTTTAGCTTGAAAAGCTAATAGCTAAAAGCTAACCGCTAATTGCTATATTAACCAACAGCTACGCGGGGTAGTCGATGTTTAAAACCACAAAGAATTTCCCAAGAAATTGTTCCTAAAGCTGAAGCCCAATCATCAGCTTGAATCTTGATGTTTCCTTGTTCTCCTAATAAAGTAACTATTTCACCTACTTGCAAGTTAGGTATAGAACTAACATCTAACATCAACTGAT
This genomic window from Oculatellaceae cyanobacterium contains:
- a CDS encoding response regulator, translated to MNVNHSLEGTVVFLIEDEPDIRNLFTFVFEAAGATVFAAASLNEAKSTFKAHKADIVISDISLPDGNGLSIMQEVKNQERETGKVIPTIALTGLSGEQVDENISAAGFQHHLCKPVEIDNLVEMVAVLAGNC
- a CDS encoding BrnT family toxin; amino-acid sequence: MKFQWDRDKASSNAKKHGVSFEEAVTVFGDPLALTISNPDHSVGELRLLTTGHSRWQRLLVVSHTEREGEVRLISARLATRQERRNYESGT
- a CDS encoding aldolase/citrate lyase family protein; translation: MRENRLKRKLLQGEVVIGPFMNCAYPAFIEICGHAGFDFAIIDMEHGALHTLVAEDLCRAADCVGLSPVIRVRKNDAPQIQRALDIGSAGVQVPQIETKTDAEAVVTGAKYSPLGSRGLSFNTRAGLYTAAGTQITDKLNQESLVVIHVEGKRGVENLQEIVSVPHIDVIFLGPYDLSQSLGIPGQVRDPRVIELMQKSVTTIRNAGKAVGTFADNPEVAKQWINTGVQYIGLGVDVAIFLKACQALVEAVKN
- the dnaG gene encoding DNA primase; this encodes MQIPRLHPDTIEQVKERADIVDVVSEHVVLRKRGKDYQGLCPFHEEKTPSFTVSPGKQMYYCFGCQAGGNAIKFLMEVGKRAFGEVVLDLARRYQVPVQTLEPEQRQELQRQLTQREQLFEILAVAANFYQHALRQPQGNVALEYLKSERGLTEETIQNFQLGYAPSGWEILYKYLVEQKSYPVQLVEKAGLIVPRKSGGGYYDRFRDRLMIPIHDTQGRVIGFGGRTLTDEQPKYLNSPETELFDKGRTLFALDKAKDAIGKRDQAVVVEGYFDAIALHEAGINNVVASLGTALSLDQVKQLLRYTDSKRIVLNFDADAAGTNAAERAIGEIANLAYQGEVQLRILNLPKGKDADEFVKGKADGAAQYQELLDNAPLWLDWQIQQTLVNRDISQADQFQQVAQEMVKLLSNIENAASQIHYLELCAKLLSKDDSRSITLLIESLRKQLKKLNLPLQPKSNTQQQFIPLPAKTDRDLLNQAEILLLKIYIHCPEYREDIIFALEDRDLLFSLQYHLVWQYFQDLALKSPEIIYTSEVIISLLQDFSVQLPKNIANFIHLFHLDEKSQLEILNPHLVIRTAVASLERVKCEQQRRYCLQKWRNLEKSAKDWVFYYQQFHQADRRIHELDQERYSSFEDVISIY
- the ppsA gene encoding phosphoenolpyruvate synthase, with the protein product MVTTAQEKSFQSSKERSLVLWFDEVGMADVHLVGGKNASLGEMIQQLTRKEVKVPLGFATTSSAYRYFIEKAGLEVKLRQLFADLDVEDVNNLRQRGRQARSLILNTPFPQDLQDVIAQNYQTMCDRYGIDTEVAVRSSATAEDLPDASFAGQQETYLHIQGIKDVLEACHKCFASLFTDRAISYRHLKDFDHFDVALSVGIQKMVRSDLACAGVMFTIDTETGFKNAVLITAAYGLGENVVQGAVNPDEYVVFKPTLKAGFRPIIEKRLGTKELKLVCDLGGCKVTKQERVPKIEQQQFALNEYEVLHLARWACIIEDHYSQIRGIYTPMDIEWAKDGLTGELFIVQARPETVQSQKTKNVLRSYHLQQHSEVLITGRSVGEAIGQGKVRVIFDVQKLELFQAGEVLVTDKTDPDWEPIMKKASAIVTNKGGRTCHAAIIARELGIPAIVGCGDATDILKAGQEVTVSCAEGEEGKVYTGLLPFEVKEIPLENLPRTRTKIMMNVGNPEEAFSLSAIPNDGIGLARLEFIIANHIKVHPLALINFDNLKDEEVKRKIAALTFLYEEKPRYFVDKLSQGVARIAAAFYPNPVVVRMSDFKSNEYANLLGGQQFEPQEENPMLSWRGAARYYDVRYRDAFALECHALKRVRDEMGLTNVIPMIPFCRTPEEGRKVLAEMAKHGLEQGKNGLQVYVMCELPSNVILADEFSEVFDGFSIGSNDLTQLTLGLDRDSGLVAHLFDERNEAVKRMVKMAIASAKRNNRKIGICGQAPSDYPEFARFLVEEGIDSMSLNPDSVLKTLLTVAEVEGVS
- a CDS encoding 2OG-Fe dioxygenase family protein, whose protein sequence is MKTSLGATCLEYAFLFTLRKVKSLNVEDLKPFFEDLPVDPYIKGKYRSRRLSRFYVSANELIKLPHGYFAQSKDYNPLLGNINREYAELDDELIKLDTFKRMVLAFSDSCKLHPEAEIGVHQIRITCYPHNYGNPAPEGIHRDGTDFVGIFAVNRHNIEGGETHLYKTKKQKPVFSQILNPGELLLVNDNEFFHFTTPIKPASEGIGTRDVFVLTCPSLLT